One Streptomyces fagopyri DNA window includes the following coding sequences:
- a CDS encoding DUF6230 family protein produces MQSQVRGGTRWKRFAVVMVPSVAATAAIGVALAQGALAASFSVSGQSFKVSADSLNGKGFSQYGAIDAGYTLDGKKTAHPVAVSAFKSASITNMCQSVVTPNIPLLGSVSLILRAGGAGHDAVQAENLYIDVEDLEANATFHNIDIGVAAGDTGVEKGGKGPGMKGGGEQANPYGFAQQAESAELTDVKQTAWATTAGTFKLSGLKMSVSTGTKECY; encoded by the coding sequence ATGCAGTCCCAGGTGCGTGGCGGGACCAGATGGAAGCGGTTCGCCGTCGTGATGGTGCCCAGCGTGGCCGCCACGGCAGCGATAGGTGTTGCCCTCGCGCAGGGTGCTCTCGCCGCGTCGTTCAGCGTCTCCGGCCAGTCGTTCAAGGTCTCGGCGGACTCGCTCAACGGCAAGGGTTTCTCGCAGTACGGAGCCATTGACGCGGGTTACACCCTCGATGGCAAGAAGACGGCTCACCCCGTCGCGGTGTCGGCGTTCAAGTCCGCGTCGATCACGAACATGTGCCAGTCCGTGGTCACGCCGAACATCCCGTTGCTCGGGTCGGTCAGCCTGATCCTCAGGGCGGGCGGCGCGGGTCACGACGCGGTACAGGCCGAGAACCTGTACATCGACGTCGAGGACCTCGAGGCCAATGCCACCTTCCACAACATCGACATCGGCGTCGCCGCCGGTGACACGGGTGTTGAGAAGGGCGGCAAGGGCCCCGGCATGAAGGGTGGCGGCGAGCAGGCCAACCCCTACGGCTTCGCCCAGCAGGCGGAGTCCGCGGAGCTCACCGACGTGAAGCAGACGGCGTGGGCGACCACCGCCGGCACGTTCAAGCTCAGTGGCCTGAAGATGTCGGTGTCTACGGGTACCAAGGAGTGCTACTAG